One Papaver somniferum cultivar HN1 chromosome 10, ASM357369v1, whole genome shotgun sequence genomic window carries:
- the LOC113315933 gene encoding uncharacterized protein LOC113315933, which translates to MVKMQRMPLREKYLGIPLFVGRNKNASFEDIVDKIAFRLQSWLGESVNQAGRSTQIQVVTGSMAEFQMSCMYIPDKIIKKLESLQRNYWWNKKLKQGGYFIGWKELNNPKRFGGLGFKSKCVQLLQAKYFKNTDPLYGKFKKNGTWIRNGIHIGLQWIRRYHIWEIVNGTKIII; encoded by the coding sequence ATGGTCAAAATGCAAAGAATGCCTTTGAGGGAGAAATACTTGGGTATTCCTCTTTTTGTGGGTCGCAACAAAAATGCTTCTTTTGAAGACATTGTGGATAAAATTGCTTTCAGACTTCAATCCTGGCTGGGTGAATCGGTAAATCAAGCTGGTAGAAGTACCCAAATTCAAGTAGTCACTGGTTCTATGGCTGAATTCCAAATGAGTTGCATGTACATCCCagataaaatcattaaaaagcTAGAGTCTCTTCAAAGAAACTATTGGTGGAACAAGAAATTAAAACAAGGAGGATATTTTATTGGTTGGAAGGAGTTAAACAATCCTAAAAGATTTGGTGGATTGGGTTTTAAATCCAAATGTGTGCAGCTTTTACaagcaaaatattttaaaaacactGACCCTTTATatggtaaatttaagaaaaaTGGCACATGGATACGGAATGGAATACATATAGGTTTGCAATGGATTCGTAGATATCATATTTGGGAGATTGTAAATGGGACAAagattattatatag